One Rattus rattus isolate New Zealand chromosome 12, Rrattus_CSIRO_v1, whole genome shotgun sequence genomic window carries:
- the LOC116913685 gene encoding olfactory receptor 11G2-like isoform X1 — translation MDEAKNNSSTITGFILLGFPCPREGQILLFVLFFMVYLLTLMGNASIISAVCCDPRLQTPMYLLLANFSFLEIWYVTSTVPNMLANFLSDTKVISFSGCFLQFYFFFSFGSTECFFLAVMAFDRYLAICRPLHYPALMTGHLCNILVISCWVLGFLWFPVPIIFISQMSFCGSRIIDHFLCDPGPLLALTCKKSPLIELVFSILSPLPLIIPFVFIMGSYTLVLAAVLKVPSASGKRKAFSTCGSHLAVVALFYGSVLVMYGSPTSEHEAGMQKIVTLFYSVLTPLLNPVIYSLRNKHMKVALKEILKRIKTWSTKKDLGQLNLY, via the exons atggatgaagcaaagaa CAACTCCAGCACCATCACTGGCTTCATCCTCCTGGGCTTCCCCTGCCCCAGGGAGGGGCAAatccttctctttgtcctcttctTCATGGTCTACCTCCTCACCCTCATGGGCAATGCTTCCATCATCTCTGCTGTGTGTTGTGATCCGAGACTCCAGACTCCCATGTACCTCCTGCTGGCCAACTTCTCCTTCCTGGAGATCTGGTATGTCACTTCCACAGTCCCCAACATGTTGGCCAACTTCCTTTCTGACACCAAGGTCATTTCCTTCTCTGGATGCTTCCTGcagttctatttcttcttctcctttggtTCTACAGAATGCTTTTTCCTGGCAGTCATGGCATTTGATCGCTACCTTGCCATCTGCAGGCCTCTACATTATCCTGCCCTCATGACCGGGCACCTCTGCAACATCCTTGTGATCAGTTGCTGGGTGCTTGGTTTCCTCTGGTTCCCTGTTCCCATCATCTTCATCTCCCAGATGTCCTTCTGTGGGTCCAGAATTATAGACCACTTCCTGtgtgacccaggtcctctgctagcACTGACTTGCAAAAAATCTCCCCTAATAGAGTTGGTCTTCTCCATCTTAAGTCCTCTGCCTCTCATTATTCCTTTTGTCTTCATCATGGGATCTTATACTCTGGTCTTAGCAGCTGTATTGAAGGTCCCTTCAGcctctggaaaaagaaaggctttctcaacctgtgggtctcatcTGGCAGTGGTTGCATTATTCTATGGCTCAGTACTGGTCATGTATGGGAGCCCAACATCTGAACATGAAGCTGGGATGCAGAAGATTGTGACTCTGTTTTACTCTGTCTTGACCCCGCTCCTAAATCCTGTGATATACAGTCTTAGGAACAAACATATGAAGGTAGCTCTGAAGGAAATTCTGAAAAGGATTAAAACTTGGTCAACAAAAAAGGACCTTGGGCAATTAAAtttatattga
- the LOC116913685 gene encoding olfactory receptor 11G2-like isoform X2, with amino-acid sequence MKTFSNSSNSSTITGFILLGFPCPREGQILLFVLFFMVYLLTLMGNASIISAVCCDPRLQTPMYLLLANFSFLEIWYVTSTVPNMLANFLSDTKVISFSGCFLQFYFFFSFGSTECFFLAVMAFDRYLAICRPLHYPALMTGHLCNILVISCWVLGFLWFPVPIIFISQMSFCGSRIIDHFLCDPGPLLALTCKKSPLIELVFSILSPLPLIIPFVFIMGSYTLVLAAVLKVPSASGKRKAFSTCGSHLAVVALFYGSVLVMYGSPTSEHEAGMQKIVTLFYSVLTPLLNPVIYSLRNKHMKVALKEILKRIKTWSTKKDLGQLNLY; translated from the coding sequence ATGAAAACCTTCAGCAACTCCAGCAACTCCAGCACCATCACTGGCTTCATCCTCCTGGGCTTCCCCTGCCCCAGGGAGGGGCAAatccttctctttgtcctcttctTCATGGTCTACCTCCTCACCCTCATGGGCAATGCTTCCATCATCTCTGCTGTGTGTTGTGATCCGAGACTCCAGACTCCCATGTACCTCCTGCTGGCCAACTTCTCCTTCCTGGAGATCTGGTATGTCACTTCCACAGTCCCCAACATGTTGGCCAACTTCCTTTCTGACACCAAGGTCATTTCCTTCTCTGGATGCTTCCTGcagttctatttcttcttctcctttggtTCTACAGAATGCTTTTTCCTGGCAGTCATGGCATTTGATCGCTACCTTGCCATCTGCAGGCCTCTACATTATCCTGCCCTCATGACCGGGCACCTCTGCAACATCCTTGTGATCAGTTGCTGGGTGCTTGGTTTCCTCTGGTTCCCTGTTCCCATCATCTTCATCTCCCAGATGTCCTTCTGTGGGTCCAGAATTATAGACCACTTCCTGtgtgacccaggtcctctgctagcACTGACTTGCAAAAAATCTCCCCTAATAGAGTTGGTCTTCTCCATCTTAAGTCCTCTGCCTCTCATTATTCCTTTTGTCTTCATCATGGGATCTTATACTCTGGTCTTAGCAGCTGTATTGAAGGTCCCTTCAGcctctggaaaaagaaaggctttctcaacctgtgggtctcatcTGGCAGTGGTTGCATTATTCTATGGCTCAGTACTGGTCATGTATGGGAGCCCAACATCTGAACATGAAGCTGGGATGCAGAAGATTGTGACTCTGTTTTACTCTGTCTTGACCCCGCTCCTAAATCCTGTGATATACAGTCTTAGGAACAAACATATGAAGGTAGCTCTGAAGGAAATTCTGAAAAGGATTAAAACTTGGTCAACAAAAAAGGACCTTGGGCAATTAAAtttatattga